A portion of the Anoxybacillus gonensis genome contains these proteins:
- a CDS encoding glycine betaine uptake BCCT transporter, giving the protein MRETTPVFYISIVIAILFIGWGVIPESVWPQFHLAQVSAAIQDFLVHKFGWFYLLAATFFLIFCITMIFSKYGNIRLGADDEKPEYSYRTWFGMLFSAGMGIGLVFWGVAEPMYHFYSPPVGEAETAEAGRVAMRYAFFHWGLHPWAIYAVVALALAYFQFRKKEPGVMSRVLYPLFGERVNGLTGIAVDTLAVYATIFGVATSLGLGAIQISGGLSHLSPNIQNNLTTQMIVILVVTILFMLSAQTGLNKGIKILSDTNVMLAVLLMVFLLFAGSTNFIMDVFTATLGSYVQNLPSMSLRLRPFEQSEWPRVWTIFYWAWWIAWAPFVGSFIARVSRGRTVREFMIGVLLVPTIFSALWFSVFGGSALYLEMFEQADIMNTMNELGIEMALFSVFNHFPLSTILSGLAILLICTFFVTSADSATFVLGMQTTNGSLNPSNSVKFTWGIIQAATAAILLWTGGLQALQTASIIAAFPFTIIMIFMVISLLHSFKKEMIVKKK; this is encoded by the coding sequence ATGCGAGAAACAACACCCGTGTTTTACATTTCCATTGTTATTGCGATTTTATTTATTGGATGGGGAGTCATCCCTGAAAGTGTATGGCCGCAATTTCATTTAGCACAAGTGAGTGCGGCAATACAAGACTTTTTAGTCCATAAGTTTGGTTGGTTTTACTTATTAGCAGCAACCTTTTTCCTCATCTTCTGCATCACGATGATTTTTTCGAAATATGGAAACATTCGACTTGGGGCAGATGATGAAAAGCCAGAGTATAGTTACCGAACATGGTTTGGTATGTTGTTTAGTGCAGGAATGGGAATCGGGTTAGTGTTTTGGGGTGTGGCGGAACCGATGTATCATTTTTACAGTCCACCTGTTGGTGAAGCAGAAACAGCAGAAGCTGGTCGTGTAGCGATGCGATATGCGTTTTTCCATTGGGGGCTTCATCCTTGGGCCATTTATGCCGTTGTCGCTTTAGCATTAGCTTATTTTCAGTTTCGAAAAAAAGAGCCAGGGGTCATGAGTCGTGTATTGTATCCGTTATTTGGCGAACGCGTGAACGGTTTAACAGGAATAGCGGTCGATACGTTAGCGGTATATGCGACTATTTTTGGTGTAGCGACATCGCTCGGATTAGGAGCTATTCAAATTAGTGGAGGGCTGTCTCACCTTTCTCCGAATATACAAAATAATTTAACTACCCAAATGATTGTCATTTTAGTAGTTACCATTTTATTTATGCTCTCTGCACAAACAGGGCTCAATAAAGGAATTAAAATATTAAGTGATACGAATGTGATGCTTGCGGTACTATTAATGGTTTTCTTACTGTTTGCAGGTTCGACAAACTTTATTATGGATGTATTTACAGCAACGCTCGGTTCTTACGTTCAAAACTTGCCGTCGATGAGTTTACGGTTAAGGCCATTCGAACAAAGTGAATGGCCGCGCGTTTGGACAATTTTTTACTGGGCATGGTGGATTGCTTGGGCGCCGTTTGTTGGATCATTCATCGCTCGCGTGTCGCGTGGACGGACGGTACGAGAGTTTATGATTGGCGTATTGCTCGTTCCAACCATTTTTAGTGCTCTATGGTTCTCTGTGTTTGGTGGCTCTGCTCTTTATTTAGAAATGTTTGAACAAGCGGACATTATGAATACAATGAACGAATTAGGCATTGAAATGGCGCTCTTTTCTGTCTTTAACCATTTTCCGCTTAGTACGATTTTGTCAGGGCTCGCGATTCTACTGATTTGTACGTTCTTTGTTACGTCAGCAGATTCAGCTACGTTTGTGCTTGGGATGCAGACGACAAACGGAAGTTTAAATCCGTCGAACTCGGTAAAATTTACTTGGGGAATCATTCAAGCAGCAACAGCAGCTATTTTGCTTTGGACAGGTGGATTGCAGGCGCTCCAAACAGCGTCGATTATCGCAGCATTCCCATTTACAATCATCATGATCTTTATGGTCATATCGCTATTACATTCGTTTAAAAAAGAAATGATTGTGAAGAAGAAA